A DNA window from Candidatus Eremiobacterota bacterium contains the following coding sequences:
- a CDS encoding copper amine oxidase N-terminal domain-containing protein, translated as MKKCVTGVFLVLVAISALMPWVWASDEIKVYINNRLITFDQPPAMIQGNILVPMRGVFEELGAEVKWKAATRTIYAKRDTTEIVIQIGAPFASVSGKTTELAAPAAMVKGRTMVPLRFVSEALGAEVKWLGATKTVMITHGGGSGPTAVQTPQPPAGEVPKITKVSHNATGSLKPGDVLVVTLEGDPGCAATADIYGVVQNSPLRESSPGKYQGSITIPANAGNLRSASVFGRLNRNGREAMSASVTGLQILSEAVKVSKVLPKPKEVISTNKPNILIVLESIGSARMVPSSAKLSVNRQDVTAAATISEELISYVPAQSLPEGVNTVALNGKDTLENAVRYRWEFQVKTQGSISSLTHNAAAPLMAGNILQVTLQGDPGGTADFDIGTFRKNIPMGEKSPGEYIGNYTVLSGDAFQNMPVTGRLTVPGKAPVTLNSTTNVSIYTGVTLKLISPQAESNVARQFTISGTTSPFARVQVSVKIVLASAADLQSDLVTTEVQANEGGYFQYILNDPLPIGGGSYLITAVATDSRNQQSERISIRVGRK; from the coding sequence ATGAAAAAGTGCGTGACAGGTGTTTTTCTTGTCCTGGTGGCCATTTCGGCTCTCATGCCATGGGTCTGGGCATCAGATGAAATCAAGGTCTATATCAATAACCGCCTGATTACCTTTGATCAGCCGCCGGCGATGATCCAGGGCAATATCCTTGTCCCGATGAGAGGAGTGTTTGAAGAGCTGGGCGCCGAGGTGAAATGGAAAGCCGCCACGCGGACCATATATGCGAAACGCGACACCACTGAGATTGTCATCCAGATCGGGGCCCCGTTCGCCTCGGTGAGCGGGAAGACGACTGAGCTTGCCGCGCCCGCGGCCATGGTGAAAGGAAGAACGATGGTCCCTCTCCGTTTCGTAAGTGAGGCGCTCGGAGCAGAGGTCAAATGGCTCGGGGCCACGAAAACTGTGATGATCACCCATGGAGGAGGCTCAGGCCCCACGGCGGTCCAGACACCGCAGCCCCCGGCCGGAGAAGTTCCGAAGATAACGAAAGTATCTCACAATGCGACAGGCTCCCTTAAACCGGGCGACGTGCTCGTCGTGACCCTGGAAGGCGATCCGGGCTGCGCGGCCACCGCTGACATCTATGGCGTGGTGCAGAACTCACCGCTCAGGGAGAGCTCACCGGGGAAATACCAGGGATCCATCACCATTCCTGCCAATGCGGGAAACCTGAGGAGCGCTTCGGTATTCGGACGCCTCAACAGGAATGGACGCGAAGCGATGAGCGCTTCGGTAACAGGGCTGCAGATTCTTTCTGAAGCGGTAAAAGTGAGCAAGGTCCTGCCAAAACCCAAGGAGGTTATCAGCACAAACAAGCCCAATATCCTGATTGTGCTGGAATCCATAGGGAGCGCCCGGATGGTCCCCTCGTCAGCGAAGCTCTCCGTGAACAGGCAGGATGTTACCGCCGCCGCCACTATAAGCGAGGAACTGATTTCCTATGTTCCCGCCCAGAGCCTGCCGGAAGGAGTCAATACCGTGGCTCTGAACGGGAAGGACACCCTGGAAAATGCAGTGAGGTACCGGTGGGAGTTCCAGGTGAAAACCCAGGGATCCATCTCCTCCTTGACCCATAATGCCGCCGCACCTCTCATGGCAGGGAATATCCTGCAGGTTACCCTTCAGGGTGACCCGGGAGGGACTGCCGACTTTGACATCGGCACCTTCCGCAAGAATATCCCGATGGGAGAGAAGTCACCGGGTGAGTATATCGGAAACTACACCGTGCTGTCCGGCGACGCCTTTCAGAATATGCCTGTGACGGGACGCCTCACCGTTCCTGGAAAAGCACCGGTAACCCTGAATTCAACCACCAATGTGTCCATTTACACAGGGGTCACCCTGAAGCTGATATCTCCCCAGGCTGAGTCGAATGTGGCCAGGCAGTTCACCATATCGGGCACCACCTCGCCTTTCGCCAGGGTGCAGGTCAGTGTAAAGATTGTCCTGGCCTCAGCCGCCGACCTGCAGAGCGATCTTGTCACCACTGAGGTGCAGGCCAATGAGGGGGGGTACTTTCAGTATATCCTCAATGACCCGCTCCCCATAGGAGGAGGGAGTTATCTCATCACTGCAGTGGCAACGGACAGCAGGAACCAGCAGTCGGAGAGAATCTCAATAAGAGTCGGCAGAAAATAG
- a CDS encoding serine/threonine-protein kinase, with translation MQAGEVIAGRYRVRKLLGEGGTGNVYLVDDLTAQGVQWALKELISAGLGAGERIEAQSMFDREVAMLKSLNHPGIPKYIDSFSDGAHCYCVMEYIEGETLQSLISKRGKRYGADEILPYALQIARILAYLHESDRPVIFRDLKPSNIMVTAGGRIKLIDFGIARHFLAGKKKDTYLMGSPGFAPPEQYGKGQTDRRSDIYSLGATLYFLLSAGDMAGFKFVFPFLRESDPSIPPWLDRVILKCLAKDPDERFQSAGELIEALEKGPEASSTAPAPLTRPLNPPYSIDRIIVQGALVIVGILSLTGISTGTLVALTALLAALLFMHTIDEQVSPARTLTVPFVLMGTGAAACLVWLLLTPLSFLVMASLVACMIYYNFRLVSLWPTTAKTGLQPGGWSLWRGVAALALLLFIGIIAATLLPDIASTGCSPEPRPGLLLIALLLASYGFFDFPESYTNIWGTWKLFGDLIRGIMEMALVALFALSIVGATFIHSPCQGPLTACKSNLKNIGTACEMYSTDNGGLYPKKLSQITPSYLRQIPPCASAGKMTYSYVSSGDGKTYTAWCSGSFHKRLLHSENYPQYDSIEGLIER, from the coding sequence ATGCAGGCAGGCGAGGTAATTGCAGGCCGTTACCGCGTGAGAAAGCTCCTGGGCGAGGGGGGCACGGGAAATGTGTACCTCGTTGACGACCTTACGGCCCAGGGAGTGCAGTGGGCGCTGAAAGAGCTTATCTCCGCCGGGCTTGGCGCCGGGGAGCGGATCGAGGCGCAGTCGATGTTTGACCGCGAGGTCGCCATGTTGAAAAGCCTCAATCACCCGGGAATACCGAAATATATCGACTCATTCAGCGATGGTGCGCACTGTTACTGCGTCATGGAATATATTGAAGGCGAGACCCTCCAGTCCCTTATCAGCAAAAGAGGGAAGCGCTACGGGGCCGACGAGATTCTCCCCTATGCCCTCCAGATCGCAAGGATACTGGCGTACCTTCATGAAAGCGACAGGCCCGTCATCTTCAGGGATCTCAAGCCTTCCAACATCATGGTGACCGCCGGGGGAAGGATCAAGCTTATCGATTTCGGCATCGCGCGCCACTTCCTTGCCGGCAAAAAAAAGGACACCTATCTGATGGGATCACCAGGCTTCGCCCCCCCCGAGCAGTACGGGAAAGGCCAGACTGACAGGCGATCCGATATTTACTCCCTGGGGGCCACCCTTTACTTCCTTCTGAGCGCCGGGGATATGGCAGGCTTCAAATTCGTCTTTCCCTTTCTCAGGGAATCGGATCCGTCAATTCCCCCATGGCTTGACAGGGTCATCCTGAAATGCCTTGCAAAGGATCCCGATGAGCGCTTCCAGAGTGCCGGGGAGCTTATCGAAGCCCTCGAAAAAGGGCCCGAGGCCTCTTCGACAGCGCCAGCGCCGCTCACCAGACCGCTTAATCCTCCTTACAGCATCGATCGCATCATTGTCCAGGGAGCCCTGGTCATCGTAGGCATCCTTTCCCTTACCGGCATAAGCACAGGGACCCTTGTAGCCCTCACCGCATTGCTGGCAGCCCTCCTCTTCATGCACACCATTGATGAGCAGGTGTCGCCCGCCAGGACCCTCACGGTCCCCTTCGTCCTAATGGGAACGGGTGCCGCGGCATGCCTGGTCTGGCTTCTCCTCACGCCTTTATCATTTCTGGTGATGGCCAGCCTGGTCGCCTGCATGATATACTACAATTTCAGGCTTGTGAGCCTCTGGCCCACCACGGCAAAGACCGGACTGCAGCCCGGGGGATGGAGTTTATGGCGGGGCGTCGCGGCGCTCGCGCTCCTCCTTTTTATCGGCATCATCGCCGCCACCTTACTCCCCGACATTGCATCGACGGGCTGTTCCCCTGAGCCCCGCCCGGGCCTTCTGCTGATCGCGCTGCTCCTTGCCTCCTACGGTTTCTTTGATTTTCCGGAAAGCTACACAAATATCTGGGGAACCTGGAAGCTCTTCGGGGACCTCATAAGGGGCATCATGGAGATGGCTCTTGTCGCGCTCTTCGCTCTCTCCATAGTGGGCGCCACCTTTATCCACTCCCCCTGCCAGGGGCCCCTCACGGCCTGCAAGTCAAACCTGAAGAATATCGGCACGGCCTGCGAGATGTACAGCACCGACAACGGAGGCCTGTACCCGAAGAAGCTCAGCCAGATAACGCCTTCTTACCTCAGGCAGATTCCCCCATGCGCCAGCGCGGGAAAAATGACCTATTCGTATGTCTCTTCAGGGGACGGCAAAACCTATACCGCGTGGTGCAGCGGGAGCTTTCATAAAAGGCTGCTCCACTCAGAGAACTATCCCCAGTATGACTCCATCGAGGGACTCATTGAGCGCTAG
- a CDS encoding GIY-YIG nuclease family protein, with translation MKKNNNRKGSFFVYMVRCRYGTYYTGSTGDLEQRIALHNSGKGARYLRGRSPVTLVYSKKCRSRNDALRAERAIKMLKRSEKEALIKRL, from the coding sequence ATGAAAAAAAATAATAACAGAAAAGGCTCTTTCTTTGTCTATATGGTCCGCTGCAGATACGGCACCTATTATACAGGCTCCACGGGCGACCTGGAGCAGCGGATCGCCCTTCACAACAGCGGGAAAGGGGCCAGGTACCTGAGGGGGAGGAGCCCCGTCACGCTCGTCTATTCAAAAAAGTGCCGCAGCCGGAATGATGCCCTCCGCGCCGAGAGAGCCATCAAAATGCTGAAGAGAAGCGAGAAAGAAGCCCTCATCAAGAGACTTTGA
- a CDS encoding AbrB/MazE/SpoVT family DNA-binding domain-containing protein — translation MKDECMARMTSKGQITLPARIRKKINAGTGDYILFRVRGKIIELEKVDLSWEERFNALAGTIEERFKKEKISKKDIEEAIKWARESS, via the coding sequence ATGAAAGACGAATGCATGGCGAGAATGACAAGCAAGGGGCAGATCACTCTGCCGGCCCGCATCAGGAAAAAAATCAATGCCGGCACGGGCGACTACATCTTGTTCCGGGTGAGGGGCAAAATCATAGAGCTCGAAAAGGTGGACCTCTCCTGGGAAGAGCGCTTCAATGCCCTTGCAGGCACCATAGAAGAGCGCTTCAAAAAGGAAAAGATATCGAAAAAGGACATTGAAGAAGCCATAAAATGGGCAAGAGAATCGTCATAG
- a CDS encoding sugar porter family MFS transporter yields the protein MKLSDRQRREAKKGILWGRENSSRVPQFRHAINSKHQEDPLSDDTIPVTPVKYKTIVFFICGTAALGGLLFGLDQGFIANSLSTIEKVYNLDIKGGEAYSAILATGGIIGALLSGIFARFLGRKRSLVFAGFIFSASSLVSALLPAMPVLAFCRFLLGFGVGVASFIVPLYLSETAPASIRGSMGTLFQLLITIGIFLISLTNVYIAKAVTNPNMALTLMFLTITFFALFMFVGSLVLPESPRYLMLKGKKEGAIEVLKKTLNTEEEVDAEAREIEKTLGEEGANIGIIFKKYFFKVLMVGVFLQMFQQLVGINVMIYYAPTIFGYAGLTGILAMMTVPTVNMLFTFPAIRLVEQWGRKKLLYVGAACMLVTMVAAGVAFSMIGAQTDPSQISNLPKMILLISVVVYIFGFAVSWGPVVWLVCSEIFPLEGREVGMTITTMVNWTFAGLLMGHSLSFMKTYGNASIFFLFAIFCMLSIFFVAAFVPETKGISLEKIEHNLRIGKKMRSLGESA from the coding sequence ATGAAATTGTCTGACAGGCAGCGGCGGGAGGCAAAAAAAGGAATTCTCTGGGGCCGGGAGAATTCAAGCAGAGTGCCTCAGTTCCGGCATGCCATAAATTCCAAGCATCAGGAGGACCCCTTGAGCGACGACACCATACCGGTAACACCGGTAAAATACAAGACCATCGTTTTTTTCATATGCGGCACCGCCGCCCTGGGAGGGCTGCTCTTCGGCCTGGACCAGGGGTTCATCGCCAACTCCCTGTCAACGATAGAGAAAGTCTATAATCTTGACATCAAGGGCGGCGAGGCGTATTCGGCCATACTGGCCACGGGGGGCATCATAGGCGCCCTGCTCTCGGGGATCTTTGCAAGGTTCCTGGGCCGCAAGAGAAGCCTTGTCTTCGCGGGATTCATCTTCTCCGCCTCGTCTCTTGTCTCGGCATTGCTCCCCGCCATGCCCGTCCTCGCTTTCTGCCGCTTCCTGCTGGGCTTCGGTGTAGGTGTCGCGTCATTCATCGTGCCTCTTTACCTCTCCGAAACGGCGCCTGCATCAATCAGGGGCTCCATGGGAACGCTTTTTCAGCTCCTCATCACCATCGGCATATTCCTGATATCGTTGACCAACGTGTATATTGCGAAGGCCGTGACCAACCCGAACATGGCTCTTACCCTCATGTTCCTCACCATCACGTTCTTTGCGCTCTTCATGTTTGTGGGGAGCCTTGTCCTCCCGGAAAGCCCGCGCTACCTGATGCTCAAGGGCAAGAAGGAGGGCGCCATAGAGGTCCTCAAGAAGACCCTCAACACCGAGGAGGAGGTTGACGCCGAGGCCCGGGAGATAGAGAAGACCCTCGGTGAGGAGGGAGCCAATATCGGGATAATCTTCAAGAAATACTTTTTCAAGGTGCTGATGGTGGGCGTCTTCCTCCAGATGTTCCAGCAGCTTGTGGGGATCAACGTGATGATATATTACGCTCCCACGATCTTCGGATACGCCGGGTTGACAGGGATCCTCGCCATGATGACGGTGCCGACGGTGAACATGCTCTTCACATTCCCCGCCATAAGGCTTGTGGAGCAATGGGGCCGTAAAAAGCTCCTTTACGTGGGTGCAGCCTGCATGCTTGTCACGATGGTGGCAGCCGGCGTTGCCTTCAGCATGATCGGCGCCCAGACAGATCCTTCACAGATAAGCAACCTGCCCAAGATGATCCTGCTCATCTCCGTCGTGGTGTATATTTTCGGCTTCGCCGTGTCATGGGGGCCCGTGGTATGGCTCGTGTGCTCCGAGATTTTCCCCCTGGAAGGCCGGGAAGTCGGGATGACCATCACCACCATGGTGAACTGGACCTTCGCGGGGCTCCTGATGGGCCACTCCCTCTCCTTTATGAAGACTTACGGCAACGCCTCCATTTTCTTCCTCTTTGCCATCTTCTGCATGCTTTCCATCTTCTTCGTGGCAGCCTTTGTCCCTGAGACGAAAGGCATCTCCCTCGAGAAAATCGAGCATAACCTGAGGATCGGGAAAAAGATGAGAAGCCTGGGTGAATCGGCCTGA
- a CDS encoding FAD-linked oxidase C-terminal domain-containing protein, with amino-acid sequence MAGFNSIDSSVRERLKAIVGEKHVIFGSPADLEPYSHDEIPEKCYAHSPECVVKPGSAGEVASIMKLACECSFPVTPRGAGSGLSGGAVPIHGGLVMLFDRMNRVVDYDKDNMTITVEPGIVTNEINTYIKGDGLFYAGYPMSYESCSIGGNVAENAGGAKAIKYGVTGRYVTGLEIVTPAGELVSLGGKLVKDVTGYDLLHLLVGSEGTLAIFTKITLKLLPLPKEQIDLIAPFGSVEEAIGAVPRLMTSTGIIPSSIEFMDRLSVETACSFLGETIPGLGSEAVLLISVDGADPEELMKQCEALGECCMESGASDVFVADSRQKSENLWKVRRDITEALKARSPHMSTEDIVVPVARIPEAVAGLKALAEKHDIQIPCFGHAGDGNLHATPLMNPRWSSEEWLERLGGILRDIYDLTKSLGGVISGEHGIGHKRKGYLSMFCTPAHLELMRGIKKVFDPQGILNPGKILE; translated from the coding sequence ATGGCCGGATTCAACAGTATTGACTCCTCGGTGAGAGAGAGGCTCAAGGCGATTGTGGGGGAAAAGCACGTGATCTTTGGGTCCCCTGCAGATCTTGAGCCGTACTCCCACGACGAGATACCTGAGAAATGCTATGCCCATAGCCCGGAGTGCGTGGTGAAGCCGGGGTCTGCCGGGGAAGTCGCCTCAATCATGAAGCTTGCCTGCGAATGCTCTTTCCCCGTTACTCCCCGGGGGGCAGGGTCGGGCCTCTCGGGCGGCGCCGTGCCGATCCATGGGGGCCTTGTCATGCTCTTTGACAGGATGAACAGGGTAGTGGACTATGACAAAGACAATATGACCATCACCGTGGAGCCCGGCATCGTCACCAATGAAATCAATACTTACATAAAGGGCGACGGCCTGTTTTATGCGGGATACCCCATGTCGTACGAGTCATGCTCCATCGGAGGCAACGTGGCGGAAAACGCGGGAGGAGCGAAGGCAATAAAGTACGGCGTCACGGGCCGCTATGTCACGGGGCTTGAGATAGTGACCCCCGCGGGAGAGCTGGTCAGCCTTGGCGGGAAGCTTGTCAAGGACGTGACAGGCTATGATCTGCTGCACCTGCTCGTAGGAAGCGAGGGGACGCTCGCCATCTTCACCAAAATCACGCTGAAGCTTCTTCCCCTTCCCAAGGAGCAGATTGACCTCATTGCCCCCTTCGGCTCAGTGGAGGAGGCCATCGGCGCCGTTCCCCGCCTGATGACCTCAACAGGCATCATCCCCTCGAGCATAGAGTTCATGGACAGGCTCTCCGTCGAGACTGCATGCAGCTTTCTCGGCGAGACCATACCGGGCCTGGGCAGCGAGGCAGTGCTTCTCATCTCCGTTGACGGCGCCGACCCCGAGGAGCTCATGAAGCAGTGCGAGGCTCTCGGAGAGTGCTGCATGGAGAGCGGCGCCTCCGATGTCTTTGTCGCCGACAGCCGCCAGAAATCAGAGAATCTCTGGAAGGTGCGCCGTGACATTACCGAAGCCTTGAAGGCCCGGAGCCCCCACATGAGCACCGAAGATATCGTGGTGCCTGTTGCCAGGATACCCGAGGCTGTTGCAGGGCTCAAAGCGCTGGCAGAAAAGCATGACATCCAGATTCCCTGCTTCGGCCACGCAGGCGACGGCAACCTTCATGCCACGCCTCTCATGAACCCCCGGTGGTCTTCTGAGGAGTGGCTTGAGAGACTCGGCGGGATACTGAGGGATATTTATGACCTCACGAAGAGCCTCGGAGGGGTGATAAGCGGCGAGCACGGCATAGGCCACAAGAGAAAGGGCTATCTCTCGATGTTCTGCACACCCGCCCACCTGGAGCTGATGCGCGGCATCAAGAAGGTCTTTGATCCCCAGGGTATCCTGAACCCGGGGAAAATCCTGGAGTAA
- a CDS encoding bifunctional UDP-sugar hydrolase/5'-nucleotidase: MDIGRIEGAHPQRLPAAPGGQKEEGPGPPQGDSVQLSPSPRAEPASLPITLDVGGKTVEKTIKGIVNDHELVLEIKHTNDIHGNMASTATYIKPDDFWVDAGDAWQDYTFNSVLAGGQREVDIMNRRDCDIATTGNHFYDDEGLQGGQKLIESSQFPYVSTNTEGMVPYLTAEVEGAKIAFIGVRTPQKKFLMVDPSRVKDLELTDPVEAVKKAVEEVTSKGIRNIVVLSHLGLEPSPEFHENTPTDKDLAAKVPGIDLIIGGHSHTPTPEKLEINGATIVQAGIGAHSDVKTDDLYLGELKLHIDRASQKIVSVEHRLIPVDRNITPDSDIQAIIDRYRRNEEEALSRKIGTMGRVMTHELKTATDSPLGNLITDAMRKRTGADVAVLDSSFFSDRKDAAPAVLPKGEITMKSLVALSPWMGKSLDARVETWDVKGSDIRRLLEEGVSKLLGSKKDQGLYQVSGLAMAYVPKNAEGSRVTEVSIGGKPMDPDKSYRLTTTYIVGNWNPLFAGRDESTVTDGPRLRLLVADHLKQAGVIKGPEGGRIRQA; the protein is encoded by the coding sequence GTGGATATCGGTAGAATAGAAGGAGCACACCCGCAGCGACTCCCGGCAGCCCCGGGCGGCCAGAAGGAAGAGGGGCCGGGCCCCCCGCAGGGCGACAGCGTTCAGCTCTCGCCTTCCCCCCGGGCTGAGCCGGCTTCCCTTCCCATCACTCTTGACGTGGGCGGGAAAACTGTTGAGAAGACCATCAAGGGCATTGTCAATGATCACGAGCTGGTACTCGAGATAAAGCACACCAACGACATCCACGGCAACATGGCCTCGACGGCCACCTACATAAAGCCTGACGACTTCTGGGTCGATGCCGGCGACGCATGGCAGGACTATACCTTCAACTCCGTCCTCGCAGGGGGGCAGCGTGAAGTGGATATCATGAACCGGCGGGACTGCGACATCGCCACAACGGGCAACCATTTCTATGATGACGAGGGCCTCCAGGGCGGGCAGAAGCTTATCGAGAGCTCGCAGTTCCCCTACGTATCTACCAACACGGAAGGCATGGTCCCTTACCTGACGGCTGAGGTGGAAGGCGCAAAGATAGCCTTTATCGGCGTGAGGACGCCGCAGAAAAAGTTCCTCATGGTGGATCCGAGCAGGGTGAAGGATCTTGAGCTTACTGATCCCGTCGAGGCGGTGAAAAAGGCTGTCGAGGAAGTGACCTCGAAAGGGATAAGGAATATCGTGGTCCTCTCCCACCTGGGCCTTGAGCCCTCCCCGGAATTTCACGAGAACACGCCTACCGACAAGGACCTGGCGGCAAAGGTGCCGGGCATAGACCTCATCATTGGAGGACACTCCCATACGCCCACGCCGGAGAAACTGGAAATAAACGGCGCCACCATAGTGCAGGCGGGAATAGGCGCCCATTCAGACGTGAAGACCGACGATCTCTATCTCGGAGAGCTTAAGCTCCACATCGACAGGGCCTCGCAGAAAATAGTCTCTGTCGAGCACCGGCTCATTCCCGTTGACAGGAATATCACTCCCGACAGCGATATCCAGGCGATAATTGACAGGTACCGCCGGAACGAGGAAGAGGCCCTTTCCCGGAAAATCGGCACCATGGGAAGAGTCATGACCCATGAGCTGAAAACCGCCACCGATTCGCCCCTGGGGAATCTCATTACCGATGCCATGAGAAAAAGAACGGGAGCCGACGTGGCGGTCCTGGACAGCAGCTTCTTCTCTGACAGGAAAGATGCCGCCCCGGCGGTGCTCCCGAAAGGCGAGATAACCATGAAGAGCCTCGTGGCCCTTTCACCCTGGATGGGCAAATCCCTCGACGCGAGGGTGGAAACATGGGATGTCAAGGGGAGCGATATCAGGCGCCTCCTCGAGGAAGGCGTCAGCAAGCTTCTGGGCTCCAAGAAAGACCAGGGCCTCTACCAGGTGTCGGGCCTCGCGATGGCCTATGTCCCGAAGAATGCCGAGGGATCCAGGGTCACGGAAGTCAGCATAGGCGGGAAGCCGATGGACCCTGACAAATCCTACCGGCTCACGACGACTTATATCGTCGGGAACTGGAACCCTCTTTTCGCGGGCCGCGACGAGAGCACCGTCACCGATGGCCCCCGGCTCCGCCTCCTGGTCGCTGATCACTTGAAGCAGGCCGGGGTCATCAAAGGCCCTGAAGGCGGAAGGATCAGGCAGGCATAG
- a CDS encoding ankyrin repeat domain-containing protein, producing MSILPPGSEIDGRYTVLQLLGEGGMNRVYLVEDKKGRRFALKVSRDPSELHGGGDDLQAHFFREVAILKLLSHPSLPRLYDHFSAGSQLYLIEEYVMGTSLEEYARQNTLSEAEVLELGITLLGILEYLHSQKIVFRDLKPANIIVTPDGRLKLIDFDIARFYKHGKASDTVALGTPGYAAPETYGKAQSDSRSDLYSLGATLHQLLTGLDPQHRPFRFQTSSLSGVRSDLATAVEKALKLDPDERFPSAAEMRKALERIRSSLSPSKDAFARLLKAVSSFSLTMKQLGTDAVNTVREAGALISKTPLINAVKNGDAGQVQRVLSLQVNLPLATTVEERDEMGRSALHWAIIDNRREIAEMLLAKGAQADSIDNTGMTPFDYVVMYNRTELLDTLVPWCLKLDLNRGSYRCLLHKAILEGKSEMTRALTEKGAPLDVKDSEERTPLHCAALKGDKDLVDFLLSRGARVQVVDKNGMTAFHSAVHGGNLDIVRHFLQQGVPPDLKDSHGATALHYAAASGSVTMADFFITLGLAPDITDVQGATPLERAASRGNAEIVRFLKEKGADINKCDGEGRSLLMRAVIAGSIPMSELLIDGGAAVNNSDDSGKTPLHFAAEKGDEALVKLLISRGAEVNAREKRGRTPFYEAVSHDRMELAAILLEKNADLCRGDNGGMTPLHVAARKGRERMVKFLMDRGARADAINNEGRTPLYYAGRKSVADLLRRAGSK from the coding sequence ATGAGTATATTGCCACCAGGCTCCGAGATTGACGGCCGCTACACGGTGCTCCAGCTCCTGGGCGAAGGGGGGATGAACAGGGTCTATCTCGTCGAGGATAAAAAGGGGCGCCGTTTTGCCCTCAAGGTGTCACGGGATCCTTCGGAGCTTCATGGCGGCGGTGATGATCTGCAGGCTCATTTCTTCCGTGAGGTTGCCATACTCAAGCTTCTCAGTCATCCAAGCCTTCCCCGCCTTTATGACCACTTCTCTGCAGGCTCGCAGCTCTATCTCATAGAGGAGTACGTAATGGGAACGTCCCTCGAGGAATATGCAAGGCAGAATACTCTTTCAGAGGCCGAGGTGCTGGAGCTTGGAATCACGCTCCTTGGCATCCTGGAGTATCTCCACAGCCAGAAGATAGTCTTCAGGGATCTCAAGCCGGCAAACATCATCGTGACGCCTGACGGCCGCCTGAAGCTCATCGATTTCGATATCGCGAGGTTTTACAAGCATGGAAAGGCCTCTGACACGGTAGCCCTGGGGACGCCGGGATACGCGGCGCCTGAGACCTACGGGAAAGCACAGAGTGATTCCCGTTCAGACCTGTACTCCCTGGGAGCCACCCTCCACCAGCTCCTCACGGGCCTTGACCCCCAGCACCGCCCCTTCCGGTTCCAGACTTCTTCCCTGAGCGGCGTGAGAAGCGACCTTGCCACCGCGGTGGAAAAGGCCCTGAAACTGGATCCTGATGAACGGTTCCCCTCGGCTGCAGAGATGAGAAAGGCTCTTGAGAGGATCCGCTCATCCCTGTCTCCTTCAAAAGATGCTTTCGCCCGCCTCCTCAAGGCCGTATCCTCATTCTCCCTCACCATGAAGCAGCTTGGCACCGATGCGGTGAATACCGTCAGGGAAGCGGGTGCTCTCATCTCGAAGACGCCTCTTATCAACGCCGTGAAAAACGGCGATGCGGGGCAGGTCCAGAGGGTTCTCTCGCTGCAGGTGAACCTCCCTCTCGCCACCACCGTCGAGGAGCGTGACGAGATGGGGCGCTCGGCCCTCCACTGGGCCATCATCGATAACCGGCGGGAGATCGCCGAGATGCTCCTTGCGAAGGGAGCGCAGGCGGACAGCATTGATAATACGGGAATGACTCCTTTTGATTATGTCGTCATGTACAACAGGACGGAGCTTCTGGACACCCTCGTTCCCTGGTGCCTGAAGCTTGACCTGAACCGCGGCAGTTACCGGTGCCTCCTTCACAAGGCAATTCTCGAAGGGAAAAGCGAGATGACAAGGGCTCTTACTGAGAAGGGGGCCCCGCTGGACGTGAAAGACAGCGAGGAGAGAACGCCTCTCCACTGCGCGGCGCTGAAAGGTGATAAGGACCTTGTGGACTTCCTTCTCTCCCGTGGCGCGCGAGTGCAGGTAGTGGATAAAAACGGCATGACGGCCTTTCATAGCGCCGTCCATGGCGGGAACCTTGATATCGTGAGGCATTTCCTGCAGCAGGGGGTGCCCCCCGACCTGAAGGACAGCCATGGTGCCACGGCTCTCCATTATGCCGCTGCATCAGGCTCAGTGACGATGGCGGATTTTTTCATCACCCTTGGCCTGGCCCCCGACATTACCGACGTCCAGGGCGCCACTCCCCTTGAGCGTGCCGCTTCCCGGGGGAACGCGGAAATTGTTCGGTTTCTCAAGGAGAAAGGGGCCGATATCAACAAATGTGACGGGGAGGGGAGGTCACTCCTCATGAGGGCTGTCATTGCGGGGAGCATTCCGATGTCGGAGCTGCTGATAGACGGTGGTGCTGCCGTCAACAACAGCGATGACAGCGGGAAGACCCCTCTCCATTTCGCAGCCGAGAAGGGAGATGAAGCCCTGGTGAAGCTCCTGATAAGCCGGGGCGCCGAGGTGAATGCCAGGGAAAAGAGGGGGAGAACGCCCTTCTATGAGGCGGTGTCCCATGACAGGATGGAGCTGGCCGCCATACTCCTGGAGAAAAATGCCGATCTCTGCAGGGGCGACAACGGGGGGATGACGCCCCTGCACGTGGCTGCCAGGAAGGGGAGGGAGCGGATGGTGAAGTTCCTCATGGACCGCGGGGCCCGCGCTGATGCCATCAACAACGAGGGGAGAACGCCCCTTTACTATGCGGGCAGGAAGAGTGTCGCCGATCTCCTGAGGCGGGCAGGGAGTAAATAG